In Motilibacter aurantiacus, a genomic segment contains:
- a CDS encoding sigma-70 family RNA polymerase sigma factor — protein MSSTAVHRTDDHTPTGATPDDLDRLLLAVAHGDERAYERVYAMSAPSLVAMAGRLLQDHGSAEDVAQEALLEVWRTARRFDPARGGARAWITTIARRRAIDRVRREQASQDRDQRAYALDLPLQDGAASGDPGLRLERVERGGRVRQAMTTLSSLQHEAVSLVYYDDLTHRQLADRLGVPLGTAKARVRDGLRRLHAAVPDRRLL, from the coding sequence ATGTCCAGCACAGCCGTCCACCGCACCGACGACCACACGCCCACCGGGGCCACCCCGGACGACCTCGACCGGCTCCTCCTGGCCGTCGCCCACGGCGACGAGCGGGCGTACGAGCGGGTCTACGCGATGAGCGCCCCGAGCCTGGTGGCCATGGCCGGCCGCCTCCTGCAGGACCACGGCAGCGCCGAGGACGTCGCACAGGAGGCCCTCCTCGAGGTCTGGCGGACCGCGCGCCGCTTCGACCCGGCGCGCGGCGGCGCCCGGGCGTGGATCACGACGATCGCGCGCCGCCGAGCCATCGACCGGGTGCGCCGCGAGCAGGCGAGCCAGGACCGGGACCAGCGGGCGTACGCGCTGGACCTGCCGCTGCAGGACGGCGCGGCCTCCGGCGACCCCGGGCTGCGGCTGGAGCGCGTCGAGCGCGGCGGCAGGGTGCGCCAGGCGATGACCACCCTGAGCTCGCTGCAGCACGAGGCGGTCTCGCTCGTCTACTACGACGACCTGACCCACCGCCAGCTCGCGGACCGGCTGGGCGTCCCGCTCGGCACCGCCAAGGCCCGCGTCCGCGACGGGCTGCGCCGGCTGCACGCCGCCGTTCCGGACCGTCGCCTGCTGTGA
- a CDS encoding low molecular weight protein-tyrosine-phosphatase: MGEIVLRRAFGDAGLGDVVHVDSAGTGGWHVGGPADPRAAAVLRARGYDDAHVARQFAAEWFAGKDLVLALDAGHVRALRALAPTPDAAEKVRLLRSFDPGAGEDLDVADPYYGDDAGFELTLDQVEAAAPGILEHVRAWLAARSVG, encoded by the coding sequence ATGGGCGAGATCGTGCTGCGCCGGGCGTTCGGGGACGCCGGGCTCGGGGACGTCGTGCACGTGGACAGCGCGGGCACCGGCGGCTGGCACGTCGGCGGCCCGGCGGACCCGCGGGCCGCGGCGGTGCTGCGGGCGCGGGGGTACGACGACGCCCACGTGGCACGGCAGTTCGCCGCGGAGTGGTTCGCGGGCAAGGACCTCGTGCTCGCCCTCGACGCGGGTCACGTACGCGCGTTGCGGGCGCTGGCGCCGACACCGGACGCAGCCGAGAAGGTACGGCTGCTGCGGTCTTTCGACCCCGGCGCGGGCGAGGACCTCGACGTCGCCGACCCCTACTACGGCGACGACGCGGGCTTCGAGCTCACGCTCGACCAGGTGGAGGCGGCCGCCCCGGGGATCCTCGAGCACGTGCGGGCGTGGCTCGCCGCCCGCTCCGTGGGATGA
- a CDS encoding putative bifunctional diguanylate cyclase/phosphodiesterase gives MAKHPGGGADQGVMSGVASAPALRGVRGQLAVLAALAALALAVPPLRPPLLLLSNWAAVVLVLAGPRRSPGAPLRVVVPLALFATCVAVGNTALTVAGEENTLSRLATGLAQPAAALILPALFRSSAAPRRGLLLDGLVLGVPVALVAAELALRGAQEHRTSGLHWELAVAPAADVVLLGLLAWLALTRSRLVPAIALGLAGGVGCTVYDLIVTLGGQRVALPGQAVQALGVVDMLLFGLAAVHPSAQALGTRSGAASPRRPHVQVLLLLPLAATPALLLVSHGVGLPLLVPEWALGGAALVAVLAVATRAVQALREVERRSTRDPLTGYLNRAGVVDALGRVTAQGRGAELVLLNLRRFSELNEALGHEAGDELLRTVADRVAGQLCPDDRLGRTDGDEFALVLPDAPPDVVAKRAERLITAFAAPFEVQGMALHVTARTGLVDAAPGDDPEDLLRRAGVAVHAAEQSGGLPVRHEDRLDDAARRRFQLAEDLRDGLARFELELHYQPKVDLYTGGLFGVEALVRWRHPQRGLVPPDDFIPLAETTGLIVPLTEQVLDEAVRQARLWLAQGHRVPVAVNVSPACLLADGFVDGVGERLARHGLPAGLLRLEITETALLRDAERAIAELHALAALGVKLSLDDFGTGYSSMSYLRRLPADELKIDRSFVTGLAGTGGRDDILVAAMVQLGHSLGLFVVAEGVEDAETADALAELGCDVGQGYWWSRPVPASQLADWLTRSPAAQGLSERARPSSA, from the coding sequence ATGGCTAAGCATCCGGGCGGCGGCGCCGATCAGGGGGTCATGTCCGGCGTCGCCTCCGCTCCGGCCCTGCGGGGCGTGCGGGGCCAGCTGGCCGTGCTCGCGGCGCTCGCGGCACTGGCGCTCGCGGTGCCGCCGTTGCGCCCCCCGCTGCTCCTGCTCTCCAACTGGGCGGCGGTGGTGCTCGTACTGGCCGGGCCGCGTCGCTCCCCGGGCGCCCCGCTGCGGGTCGTCGTGCCGTTGGCGCTCTTCGCCACCTGCGTGGCCGTCGGCAACACCGCCCTCACCGTCGCCGGCGAGGAGAACACCCTCTCCCGCCTGGCCACCGGGCTCGCCCAGCCGGCGGCGGCCCTGATCCTGCCGGCGCTGTTCCGCTCGAGCGCGGCCCCGCGACGCGGGCTGCTGCTCGACGGCCTGGTCCTCGGGGTGCCCGTGGCGCTGGTCGCCGCGGAGCTGGCGCTGCGCGGTGCCCAGGAGCACCGGACGAGCGGGCTGCACTGGGAGCTGGCAGTGGCCCCTGCCGCGGACGTGGTCCTGCTCGGGCTGCTCGCCTGGCTGGCGCTGACCCGGTCCCGGCTCGTGCCCGCGATCGCCCTCGGGCTCGCCGGCGGCGTCGGGTGCACCGTGTACGACCTCATCGTGACCCTCGGGGGCCAGCGCGTCGCGCTCCCGGGCCAGGCGGTGCAGGCGCTCGGGGTCGTGGACATGCTGCTGTTCGGCCTCGCCGCGGTGCACCCGTCGGCGCAGGCCCTCGGAACACGCTCGGGGGCCGCCTCCCCGCGCCGCCCGCACGTCCAGGTGCTGCTGCTCCTGCCGCTCGCGGCCACCCCGGCCCTGCTGCTGGTGAGCCACGGGGTCGGCCTTCCCCTGCTCGTCCCGGAGTGGGCACTGGGCGGGGCCGCGCTCGTCGCGGTCCTGGCGGTGGCGACCCGCGCGGTGCAGGCCCTGCGCGAGGTCGAGCGGCGCTCGACCCGCGACCCCCTCACCGGCTACCTCAACCGGGCGGGCGTGGTGGACGCGCTGGGCCGGGTCACCGCGCAGGGCAGGGGCGCCGAGCTGGTCCTGCTCAACCTGCGCCGGTTCAGCGAGCTGAACGAGGCGCTGGGCCACGAGGCCGGCGACGAGCTGCTGCGCACGGTCGCCGACCGGGTCGCCGGGCAGCTGTGCCCGGACGACCGGCTCGGGCGTACCGACGGCGACGAGTTCGCGCTCGTGCTGCCCGACGCCCCGCCGGACGTTGTCGCGAAGCGGGCGGAGCGGCTCATCACGGCGTTCGCCGCCCCGTTCGAGGTGCAGGGCATGGCGCTGCACGTCACCGCACGGACGGGCCTCGTCGACGCAGCGCCGGGCGACGACCCGGAGGACCTGCTGCGCCGGGCCGGCGTGGCCGTGCACGCGGCCGAGCAGTCCGGCGGGCTGCCCGTCCGCCACGAGGACCGCCTGGACGACGCGGCGCGCCGCCGGTTCCAGCTGGCCGAGGACCTGCGCGACGGGCTCGCCCGGTTCGAGCTCGAGCTGCACTACCAGCCGAAGGTGGACCTCTACACCGGCGGGCTGTTCGGCGTCGAGGCGCTGGTGCGCTGGCGGCACCCGCAGCGCGGGCTGGTCCCGCCCGACGACTTCATCCCGCTCGCGGAGACCACCGGGCTGATCGTCCCGCTGACCGAGCAGGTGCTCGACGAGGCGGTCCGGCAGGCCCGGCTCTGGCTCGCGCAGGGACACCGCGTCCCCGTCGCGGTCAACGTGTCGCCGGCCTGCCTCCTGGCCGACGGGTTCGTCGACGGCGTGGGCGAGCGGCTCGCCCGCCACGGGCTGCCCGCAGGCCTGCTCCGGCTCGAGATCACCGAGACCGCGCTGCTGCGCGACGCCGAGCGCGCCATCGCCGAGCTGCACGCCCTCGCCGCGCTCGGCGTCAAGCTCTCCCTGGACGACTTCGGGACCGGCTACTCCTCCATGAGCTACCTGCGGAGGCTGCCCGCGGACGAGCTGAAGATCGACCGGTCGTTCGTCACCGGGCTCGCGGGCACCGGTGGGCGGGACGACATCCTCGTGGCGGCCATGGTCCAGCTCGGGCACAGCCTCGGCCTCTTCGTGGTGGCTGAGGGCGTCGAGGACGCCGAGACGGCGGACGCCCTCGCCGAGCTCGGCTGCGACGTCGGCCAGGGCTACTGGTGGTCGCGGCCGGTCCCGGCGTCCCAGCTCGCCGACTGGCTGACGAGGTCGCCGGCCGCCCAGGGCCTGAGCGAGCGCGCCCGGCCGTCCTCGGCCTAG
- a CDS encoding beta-glucosidase, with protein sequence MLRPSQASRWVVLAAAGAVAAAALVGPASPASATTALPWMDTTLGADQRAALVLAEMSLHQKANLLIQTGGPGVPELGIPAIRGRDASNGVSLTPASTALPVGLALASAWNDELAGVYGSVAGEQVRGAGYNSAAAPSMDLARNPWNGRQWESYGEDPLLSGRLATAQTRGIQSKVPAEVKHYNVYTQETRRGHVDAVVDERTLQEVYIRPWEKVVSEADPASVMCSFNKINGEHGCSSGTMLNTILKGQLGFKGFVQTDYDAAHSIDDFSKGLDTSGEKLDYSGANLEQAVLSGRVPQQRVDDAARRVLVSMFKYGVIDNPPPGSFTTPMPATPALPAAMLERGDEVATEVGEQSIVLLKNDRSQLPLSTAATKSIAVIGSDADHYIDGGGSAAVTNPINAQQSGYGNGTGGNSTAAQLTTILDGITGRAGRGVAVRHAAGTDPVGTADTLPGPAPVPSGVLSGVRAEYHLGLNSFASPAMLTRAEKQVQLRLGLSNDTINSSQVPGVPFPLPVAPISVRWTGTLTAPSTGTYGLSLSSLGTAKLYVDGRLALDNPATTYGTRTVQLPLTAGKSVKVQVDYTTDAPNQFDGSLNDQPGAMVRLGWTPPADVLSPAMKEAAALAKKSDVAVVVARDYTGEGADRGSLTLPQDQDKLIRAVAAANPRTVVVLATSGAVTMPWLSKVPAVIEAWYGGQQQGKSVAKVLFGDVNPSGKLPVTFPASEAQPTRMGVQPAFDDIDEVNPTVTYAEGLNIGYRGYAKNDLEPLFPFGYGLSYTRFDYSSLSTRGIDTRHKGKGHADDVARVKLRVRNTGERAGTEIVQVYVGKLPGKAASPVKQLAGYARVTLQPGKKSTVTIDLDERALQYWDAGADRWVTPAGDVPVFVGTSSADARLTGTITVE encoded by the coding sequence ATGCTCCGCCCCTCGCAAGCCTCGCGCTGGGTCGTGCTCGCGGCGGCCGGCGCCGTCGCAGCCGCCGCCCTCGTCGGACCTGCTTCCCCCGCCTCCGCCACCACGGCCTTGCCGTGGATGGACACGACGCTCGGCGCGGACCAGCGTGCCGCCCTGGTCCTCGCCGAGATGTCGCTGCACCAGAAGGCCAACCTGCTCATCCAGACCGGCGGGCCTGGCGTGCCCGAGCTCGGCATCCCCGCCATTCGCGGCCGCGACGCCTCCAACGGCGTCTCCCTGACGCCGGCGTCCACCGCTCTGCCCGTCGGCCTCGCGCTCGCGTCGGCGTGGAACGACGAGCTGGCCGGCGTCTACGGCAGCGTGGCCGGCGAGCAGGTGCGCGGCGCCGGCTACAACTCCGCCGCCGCCCCGTCGATGGACCTCGCCCGCAACCCCTGGAACGGCCGCCAGTGGGAGAGCTACGGCGAGGACCCCCTCCTCTCCGGCCGGCTGGCCACTGCCCAGACCCGAGGCATCCAGTCCAAGGTGCCGGCGGAGGTCAAGCACTACAACGTCTACACCCAGGAGACCCGTCGCGGGCACGTCGACGCGGTCGTCGACGAGCGCACGCTCCAGGAGGTGTACATCCGGCCCTGGGAGAAGGTCGTCTCGGAGGCCGACCCCGCGTCCGTGATGTGCTCCTTCAACAAGATCAACGGTGAGCACGGCTGCAGCAGCGGCACGATGCTCAACACCATCCTCAAGGGCCAGCTCGGCTTCAAGGGGTTCGTGCAGACCGACTACGACGCCGCGCACAGCATCGACGACTTCAGCAAGGGCCTGGACACCTCCGGCGAGAAGCTGGACTACTCGGGGGCCAACCTCGAGCAGGCCGTGCTCTCCGGCCGGGTCCCGCAGCAGCGTGTGGACGACGCGGCCCGCCGAGTGCTCGTCAGCATGTTCAAGTACGGCGTGATCGACAACCCGCCCCCCGGCTCGTTCACCACCCCGATGCCCGCGACGCCGGCACTGCCCGCAGCGATGCTGGAGCGCGGTGACGAGGTGGCGACCGAGGTCGGGGAGCAGAGCATCGTGCTGCTCAAGAACGACCGCAGTCAGCTTCCCTTGTCGACTGCGGCCACGAAGTCGATCGCGGTCATCGGCTCCGACGCCGACCACTACATCGACGGTGGCGGCAGCGCGGCGGTCACGAACCCGATCAACGCCCAGCAGAGCGGGTACGGCAATGGCACCGGTGGCAACTCCACCGCCGCGCAGCTGACGACCATCCTCGACGGCATCACCGGCCGCGCCGGCAGGGGCGTCGCCGTGAGGCACGCCGCCGGGACCGACCCGGTCGGCACCGCCGACACGCTGCCCGGCCCGGCGCCCGTCCCCTCGGGCGTCCTGTCCGGCGTGCGGGCCGAGTACCACCTCGGCCTCAACAGCTTCGCGAGCCCGGCCATGCTCACCCGGGCCGAGAAGCAGGTCCAGCTGCGGCTCGGCCTGTCGAACGACACCATCAACAGCTCCCAGGTGCCGGGCGTCCCGTTCCCGCTCCCCGTCGCCCCGATCTCGGTGCGCTGGACGGGCACGCTCACCGCGCCGAGCACCGGCACGTACGGCCTCTCGCTCTCGAGCCTCGGCACCGCGAAGCTGTACGTCGACGGCCGGCTGGCCCTCGACAACCCGGCCACCACGTACGGCACCAGGACGGTGCAGCTGCCGCTGACCGCGGGCAAGTCCGTCAAGGTCCAGGTCGACTACACCACCGACGCGCCGAACCAGTTCGACGGCTCGCTCAACGACCAGCCCGGTGCCATGGTGCGCCTCGGCTGGACGCCGCCGGCGGACGTGCTCTCGCCCGCGATGAAGGAGGCGGCGGCGCTCGCGAAGAAGTCCGACGTGGCCGTCGTCGTCGCTCGCGACTACACCGGTGAGGGCGCCGACCGGGGCAGCCTCACGCTGCCGCAGGACCAGGACAAGCTCATCCGCGCCGTGGCCGCCGCCAACCCGAGGACGGTCGTCGTGCTCGCGACCAGCGGCGCGGTGACGATGCCGTGGCTGTCGAAGGTCCCCGCGGTCATCGAGGCGTGGTACGGCGGGCAGCAGCAGGGCAAGTCGGTCGCCAAGGTGCTCTTCGGCGACGTCAACCCCTCGGGCAAGCTGCCGGTCACCTTCCCCGCCTCCGAGGCGCAGCCCACCCGCATGGGCGTGCAGCCAGCGTTCGACGACATCGACGAGGTCAACCCGACGGTGACCTACGCCGAGGGCCTGAACATCGGCTACCGGGGCTACGCCAAGAACGACCTCGAGCCGCTCTTCCCCTTCGGCTACGGCCTGTCCTACACCCGGTTCGACTACTCCAGCCTCTCGACCCGCGGCATCGACACCCGCCACAAGGGCAAGGGCCACGCGGACGACGTCGCCCGCGTCAAGCTGCGCGTCCGCAACACCGGCGAGCGCGCGGGCACCGAGATCGTGCAGGTCTATGTGGGCAAGCTCCCGGGCAAGGCCGCGAGCCCGGTCAAGCAGCTCGCGGGCTACGCCCGGGTGACGCTGCAGCCGGGCAAGAAGTCCACGGTGACGATCGACCTGGACGAGCGCGCGCTGCAGTACTGGGACGCCGGCGCGGACCGCTGGGTGACCCCGGCCGGCGACGTCCCCGTGTTCGTCGGGACGTCCTCCGCGGACGCCCGCCTCACCGGGACGATCACGGTCGAGTAG
- a CDS encoding SpoIIE family protein phosphatase, which translates to MSNCEREPIHIPGSVQPRGALLVLTEPELEVVQASASAAALLGRELDELLGAPLAVALGPDAAGEVTRFASTFGDVRDRNPLELTLRRDGRPLGVDAILHRVPLDPTGARTGSLLVVELEPAYGPRPFSFPNTYQAVRGAVAELNRAGTLQELYDVTAREVKALTGFDRVMIYRYDADYNGEVVAEEREEHLEPFLGLHYPASDVPRQARELYEKNWIRLIDDVGYVPSPVVPTDNPLTGWPLDLTYASLRSVSPIHVEYLRNMGVRASMSISLLRSDRLWGLIACHHYSGPHAPPYGVRAAAEFLGSTLSLRLVDRAQDEELQAALAARSTMAALTRSTLDEDVPLARSLLAGPTLLDLVPAAGVVVALGGDVQSAGRVPPPDVVERVVRWACDMGRDVVSTEELSAVPGLDVPVETACGVLAVPLPDGQSVLWFRDETARSVDWGGDPHTKLRVHVEDDRMRLSPRRSFARWREVVHGRSEPWTAEQLQLAAQLRATVVEALWARSRRQLRAAETLQRALLPGTLPRPVGWSIGARYSPSAGGRVGGDWYDAFVLRDGRLALVLGDVAGHGLAAAGTMAQLRNSLRAVLLETGDPAAALGRLDALVEWLLPDALATAVVVVVDPADGRGSAASSGHPAPILLAPDRGPAPLELTAGPPLGVGLGAPEAAAVVLPPGACVCLYSDGLVERRTESLDVGLARLQRNLATADIDEVFLRTRDPESEDDATLLVLQRDEQARAG; encoded by the coding sequence CTGAGCAACTGCGAGCGGGAGCCCATCCACATCCCCGGCAGCGTGCAGCCCCGTGGCGCGCTGCTCGTGCTCACCGAGCCCGAGCTCGAGGTCGTCCAGGCCTCCGCCAGCGCGGCCGCGCTCCTGGGCCGTGAGCTGGACGAGCTGCTCGGCGCGCCGCTGGCCGTCGCGCTCGGGCCGGACGCGGCCGGTGAGGTCACCCGGTTCGCCAGCACGTTCGGCGACGTCCGCGACCGCAACCCGCTGGAGCTCACGCTGCGGCGGGACGGCCGGCCCCTGGGGGTGGACGCGATCCTGCACCGGGTCCCGCTCGACCCGACGGGAGCGCGCACCGGCTCGCTGCTCGTGGTCGAGCTCGAGCCGGCGTACGGCCCGCGCCCCTTCTCGTTCCCCAACACCTACCAGGCCGTCCGGGGCGCCGTCGCCGAGCTCAACCGGGCCGGCACGTTGCAGGAGCTCTACGACGTCACCGCACGGGAGGTGAAGGCGCTCACCGGCTTCGACCGGGTGATGATCTACCGCTACGACGCCGACTACAACGGCGAGGTCGTCGCGGAGGAGCGCGAGGAGCACCTCGAGCCGTTCCTCGGCCTGCACTACCCCGCCTCGGACGTCCCCCGGCAGGCCCGCGAGCTCTACGAGAAGAACTGGATCCGGCTGATCGACGACGTGGGCTACGTCCCGTCGCCCGTGGTGCCGACGGACAACCCGCTGACCGGGTGGCCGCTCGACCTGACCTATGCGAGCCTGCGCAGCGTCTCGCCGATCCACGTCGAGTACCTGCGCAACATGGGGGTGCGCGCCTCCATGTCGATCTCCCTGCTGCGCAGCGACAGGCTGTGGGGGCTCATCGCCTGCCACCACTACTCCGGACCGCACGCGCCGCCCTACGGCGTGCGCGCGGCGGCCGAGTTCCTCGGCTCGACACTCTCCCTGCGGCTGGTGGACCGCGCCCAGGACGAGGAGCTGCAGGCCGCGCTCGCGGCCCGCTCGACGATGGCCGCGCTCACCCGATCCACGCTGGACGAGGACGTCCCGCTGGCCCGCTCGCTGCTCGCCGGGCCGACGCTGCTGGACCTGGTGCCTGCCGCCGGCGTCGTCGTCGCGCTGGGCGGGGACGTGCAGAGCGCGGGACGGGTGCCGCCGCCCGACGTCGTCGAGCGGGTCGTCCGCTGGGCGTGCGACATGGGCCGTGACGTCGTCTCCACCGAGGAGCTGTCCGCCGTGCCCGGCCTCGACGTGCCCGTCGAGACCGCCTGCGGCGTGCTGGCCGTCCCGCTGCCCGACGGGCAGAGCGTGCTGTGGTTCCGGGACGAGACCGCGCGGTCGGTCGACTGGGGCGGCGACCCCCACACCAAGCTCCGCGTGCACGTCGAGGACGACCGCATGCGGCTCAGCCCGCGCCGGTCCTTCGCCCGCTGGCGCGAGGTCGTGCACGGCCGGTCCGAGCCGTGGACGGCCGAGCAGCTGCAGCTCGCCGCCCAGCTGCGGGCCACCGTCGTCGAGGCGCTCTGGGCCCGCTCACGCCGGCAGCTGCGGGCGGCGGAGACGCTGCAGCGTGCCCTGCTTCCCGGAACCCTGCCCCGGCCGGTCGGCTGGTCCATCGGCGCCCGCTACTCCCCCTCGGCGGGAGGGCGGGTGGGCGGCGACTGGTACGACGCCTTCGTGCTGCGGGACGGACGCCTCGCGCTCGTCCTGGGCGACGTCGCCGGGCACGGCCTGGCCGCCGCGGGCACGATGGCGCAGCTGCGCAACTCGCTGCGGGCGGTCCTGCTCGAGACCGGCGACCCGGCGGCGGCCCTCGGCCGGCTCGACGCGCTCGTCGAGTGGCTGCTGCCCGACGCCCTCGCGACGGCCGTCGTCGTCGTCGTGGACCCGGCCGACGGGCGTGGGTCGGCCGCCAGCTCCGGCCACCCCGCCCCGATCCTGCTCGCCCCCGACCGCGGCCCCGCGCCGCTCGAGCTGACGGCCGGGCCCCCGCTCGGGGTCGGCCTGGGGGCGCCCGAGGCAGCGGCGGTCGTCCTGCCCCCTGGCGCCTGCGTCTGCCTGTACTCCGACGGGCTCGTGGAGCGGCGCACCGAGTCCCTCGACGTCGGCCTGGCCAGGCTGCAGCGCAACCTCGCCACAGCTGACATCGACGAGGTGTTCCTGCGTACCCGGGACCCCGAGTCCGAGGACGACGCGACCCTCCTGGTGCTGCAGCGCGACGAGCAGGCCCGCGCCGGCTGA
- a CDS encoding LacI family DNA-binding transcriptional regulator, with translation MAVTIRDVARLAGVDPGTVSRALTRPGLVNDATRLRVLQAVRDAGYVPNASARAVRRGGTGSIALVVLDIGNPFFTELTSAVESCAQESGRLVDLFSSGADARREERVLEHVLQLRPDGVVVMPLDPEHPLLHRMSATGTPVVVLGHRVRRNRLSSVRGDEGCSGREVARHLVELGHRRVLLAGPLETPRLAGARRALTAASATAELRITGRAGLQDGRAVGETVAGTPARRRPTAVFCNNDMMALGLLQFARERHIRVPEDLAVVGYDDTALASAASGVGLTSVRTPPERIGAAAVRLLSEEAAGVQARRDVVVRPRLHVRASTVGQPPVRSR, from the coding sequence GTGGCTGTGACGATCCGGGACGTCGCCCGACTCGCGGGGGTCGACCCCGGCACCGTGAGCCGCGCGTTGACCAGGCCCGGCCTCGTCAACGACGCGACGCGGCTGCGCGTGCTGCAGGCCGTGCGCGACGCCGGCTACGTCCCCAACGCCTCCGCTCGCGCCGTGCGCCGTGGCGGCACGGGAAGCATCGCGCTGGTGGTGCTCGACATCGGCAACCCCTTCTTCACCGAGCTCACCTCCGCGGTCGAGTCCTGTGCGCAGGAGTCCGGCCGGCTCGTGGACCTGTTCAGCAGCGGGGCGGACGCGCGCCGGGAGGAGCGCGTCCTCGAGCACGTGCTCCAACTGCGACCCGACGGCGTGGTCGTCATGCCGCTGGACCCGGAGCACCCGCTGCTGCACCGAATGTCCGCGACCGGGACCCCGGTCGTGGTGCTCGGCCATCGCGTACGCCGCAACCGGCTCAGCTCCGTCCGCGGCGACGAGGGCTGCTCCGGACGTGAGGTCGCGCGCCACCTGGTCGAGCTGGGCCATCGGCGGGTGCTCCTGGCCGGGCCGCTCGAGACGCCGCGTCTCGCGGGCGCCCGCCGCGCCCTGACCGCGGCATCGGCAACGGCTGAACTGCGCATCACCGGACGCGCCGGTCTGCAGGACGGCCGGGCCGTCGGGGAGACGGTGGCCGGCACCCCCGCACGCCGCAGGCCGACCGCCGTCTTCTGCAACAACGACATGATGGCGCTCGGCCTGCTGCAGTTCGCCCGTGAGCGGCACATCCGCGTGCCGGAGGACCTCGCGGTCGTCGGCTACGACGACACGGCACTCGCCAGCGCGGCGAGCGGGGTCGGGCTGACGAGCGTCCGCACCCCGCCCGAGCGCATCGGCGCCGCGGCCGTGCGCCTCCTGTCCGAGGAGGCCGCGGGCGTGCAGGCGCGGCGGGACGTCGTCGTACGCCCGCGGCTGCACGTCCGGGCCTCCACGGTCGGCCAGCCGCCGGTCAGAAGCCGGTGA
- a CDS encoding glycosyl hydrolase yields the protein MGVALATVMAGLLAVVPGSAQARTSAKAAAVVQVSPKKGVAATTLASRQDKLAALGATWSYNWTDSGSSASGVQFVPMVWGAATAASAAQMGALASGARAGRYKELLGFNEPDHADQADLTPEQALALWPKLQATGLRLGSPAVANYWGGWLDRFMSGAQARGYRVDFVTLHFYPDFTDPSAPDQLMAMVEDAWVKWRKPVWVTEVGAIDVSAWGLPALKQAPTDERADAFLRAVAQRLEQSPYVERYAWFLDTSADASCRWTRLYAPDGSLTSHGAAFAGVGRATADPRVGTFAVTARDGQGALHATAEAYGGYADTRRVVTTPVAWRGPEQRWAVSAVGDGTYRISSTARSGLVLQATGEQYGGYAGAAQVALTPRSWDLPEQRWRIVDAGGGYVRIVNARSGAALQATSDTYDASGEVRSAAVTPAGWNSSQQLWKLTGF from the coding sequence GTGGGCGTCGCCCTGGCCACAGTGATGGCCGGGCTGCTCGCCGTGGTGCCCGGCTCTGCGCAGGCGCGCACCTCGGCCAAGGCCGCGGCGGTCGTGCAGGTGTCCCCGAAGAAGGGGGTCGCCGCCACGACGCTCGCCTCGCGGCAGGACAAGCTGGCCGCGCTCGGGGCGACGTGGTCGTACAACTGGACAGACAGCGGGTCCAGTGCGAGCGGGGTGCAGTTCGTCCCCATGGTCTGGGGCGCGGCCACGGCCGCTTCCGCGGCGCAGATGGGCGCGCTCGCCTCCGGGGCGAGAGCCGGCCGCTACAAGGAGCTGCTCGGCTTCAACGAGCCGGACCACGCCGACCAGGCGGACCTCACCCCCGAGCAGGCGCTCGCGCTCTGGCCCAAGCTGCAGGCGACGGGGCTGAGGCTCGGGAGCCCGGCGGTCGCGAACTACTGGGGCGGCTGGCTCGACAGGTTCATGTCCGGGGCGCAGGCCCGCGGGTACCGGGTCGACTTCGTCACCCTGCACTTCTACCCGGACTTCACCGACCCGAGCGCGCCGGACCAGCTGATGGCGATGGTCGAGGACGCCTGGGTCAAGTGGCGCAAGCCCGTCTGGGTGACCGAGGTCGGGGCGATCGACGTGTCGGCGTGGGGCCTGCCGGCGCTGAAGCAGGCTCCCACGGACGAGCGGGCCGACGCGTTCCTGCGCGCCGTCGCCCAGCGGCTCGAGCAGTCGCCCTACGTCGAGCGCTACGCCTGGTTCCTCGACACCAGCGCGGACGCGAGCTGCCGCTGGACCCGGCTGTACGCGCCCGACGGCTCTCTCACCAGCCACGGCGCCGCGTTCGCCGGCGTGGGGCGGGCGACCGCGGACCCGCGCGTCGGCACCTTCGCCGTCACGGCGCGGGACGGGCAGGGCGCGCTGCACGCCACCGCCGAGGCGTACGGCGGCTACGCCGACACCAGGCGCGTCGTCACCACTCCCGTGGCCTGGCGGGGGCCGGAGCAGCGCTGGGCGGTCAGCGCTGTGGGGGACGGCACGTACCGGATCTCCAGCACTGCTCGCAGCGGCCTGGTGCTGCAGGCGACGGGCGAGCAGTACGGCGGGTACGCCGGCGCGGCCCAGGTCGCCCTGACCCCGCGGTCCTGGGACCTGCCCGAGCAGCGCTGGCGCATCGTGGACGCCGGCGGCGGCTACGTGCGCATCGTCAATGCGCGCAGCGGTGCGGCCCTGCAGGCGACGTCCGACACCTACGACGCCTCCGGGGAGGTGCGCTCCGCCGCCGTGACGCCCGCGGGGTGGAACAGCAGCCAGCAGCTCTGGAAGCTCACCGGCTTCTGA